From Hoplias malabaricus isolate fHopMal1 chromosome 11, fHopMal1.hap1, whole genome shotgun sequence, a single genomic window includes:
- the LOC136709386 gene encoding carcinoembryonic antigen-related cell adhesion molecule 1-like isoform X5 produces MFILLLSLVISLPLFINAEDEILEAKIYGNKTVKEGGKLQITCSTFGSNPDHNLVWIYLCRNGTGINRKNSRDSDIEFSIDDITINYTGNYSCAFSKKKLEPQDIKVNAANSIFITVNDSVVPGKITSPETSVKEGSDVEFECTSSKLPESDTNNHIYAYLCKNGTVLQVNLWDIKNNMSIFMIKHIKMEDAARYFCVLMGNLQPVPKRTIYGINEVKLHVSENVSDIKIIVVICCSILLLLLLFSLCLWRLIEKGYFKFHGERSTENGAESRREILNLDETDNKPSTAAEWDEFSDDSEAACASHEDIYQSI; encoded by the exons ATGTTTATCCTCCTCCTTTCATTAG TGATCTCATTGCCTTTGTTTATTAATGCTGAAG ATGAAATCCTTGAGGCAAAAATTTATGGGAATAAGACCGTTAAAGAGGGAGGCAAACTGCAGATTACCTGCAGCACATTTGGTTCAAATCCAGATCATAATTTGGTTTGGATTTACCTCTGTAGAAATGGTACAGGAATAAACAGGAAAAATTCTAGAGACTCAGACATTGAATTCAGCATAGACGATATAACCATAAACTACACAGGCAACTACAGTTGTGCCTTCTCCAAAAAGAAGCTTGAGCCCCAGGACATTAAAGTAAATGCAGCTAATTCCATCTTCATTACTGTGAATG ATTCTGTAGTTCCAGGCAAGATAACTTCACCTGAGACAAGTGTGAAAGAGGGAAGTGATGTAGAATTTGAGTGTACATCTTCTAAATTACCTGAAAGTGATACGAACAACCATATATATGCCTATCTGTGCAAGAATGGAACTGTTTTACAAGTGAATCTTTGGGATATAAAGAATAATATGTCAATCTTTAtgataaaacatattaaaatggaAGATGCTGCTAGATATTTCTGTGTACTGATGGGCAATCTACAGCCTGTCCCTAAAAGGACAATATATGGAATTAATGAAGTAAAACTTCATGTTTCTG AAAACGTGAGTGACATAAAAATCATTGTTGTGATATGCTGTTCCATCCTGCTTTTGCttcttctgttttctctctgcctTTGGAGACTCATTGAAAAAG GATACTTCAAATTCCACGGTGAAAG GTCCACTGAAAATGGGGCTGAATCAAGGAGAGAAATTTTAAACCTAG ATGAAACAGACAACAAGCCCAG TACTGCTGCAGAATGGGACGAATTCTCAGATGACAGTGAGGCTG CTTGTGCATCACATGAGGATATATATCAG AGTATTTAA
- the LOC136709386 gene encoding uncharacterized protein isoform X2 gives MFILLLSLDEILEAKIYGNKTVKEGGKLQITCSTFGSNPDHNLVWIYLCRNGTGINRKNSRDSDIEFSIDDITINYTGNYSCAFSKKKLEPQDIKVNAANSIFITVNDSVVPGKITSPETSVKEGSDVEFECTSSKLPESDTNNHIYAYLCKNGTVLQVNLWDIKNNMSIFMIKHIKMEDAARYFCVLMGNLQPVPKRTIYGINEVKLHVSENVSDIKIIVVICCSILLLLLLFSLCLWRLIEKGYFKFHGERSTENGAESRREILNLDETDNKPSTAAEWDEFSDDSEAGVSRSVENSIKRAIIALGRVLQNLLLMIHITVMEYSAGNQA, from the exons ATGTTTATCCTCCTCCTTTCATTAG ATGAAATCCTTGAGGCAAAAATTTATGGGAATAAGACCGTTAAAGAGGGAGGCAAACTGCAGATTACCTGCAGCACATTTGGTTCAAATCCAGATCATAATTTGGTTTGGATTTACCTCTGTAGAAATGGTACAGGAATAAACAGGAAAAATTCTAGAGACTCAGACATTGAATTCAGCATAGACGATATAACCATAAACTACACAGGCAACTACAGTTGTGCCTTCTCCAAAAAGAAGCTTGAGCCCCAGGACATTAAAGTAAATGCAGCTAATTCCATCTTCATTACTGTGAATG ATTCTGTAGTTCCAGGCAAGATAACTTCACCTGAGACAAGTGTGAAAGAGGGAAGTGATGTAGAATTTGAGTGTACATCTTCTAAATTACCTGAAAGTGATACGAACAACCATATATATGCCTATCTGTGCAAGAATGGAACTGTTTTACAAGTGAATCTTTGGGATATAAAGAATAATATGTCAATCTTTAtgataaaacatattaaaatggaAGATGCTGCTAGATATTTCTGTGTACTGATGGGCAATCTACAGCCTGTCCCTAAAAGGACAATATATGGAATTAATGAAGTAAAACTTCATGTTTCTG AAAACGTGAGTGACATAAAAATCATTGTTGTGATATGCTGTTCCATCCTGCTTTTGCttcttctgttttctctctgcctTTGGAGACTCATTGAAAAAG GATACTTCAAATTCCACGGTGAAAG GTCCACTGAAAATGGGGCTGAATCAAGGAGAGAAATTTTAAACCTAG ATGAAACAGACAACAAGCCCAG TACTGCTGCAGAATGGGACGAATTCTCAGATGACAGTGAGGCTG GTGTGTCAAGATCTGTAGAAAACTCTATCAAGAGGGCTAT AATTGCCCTCGGTAGAGTTCTGCAAAACCTGCTCCTCATGATTCACATCACAGTAATGGAATATTCTGCTGGGAACCAagcatga
- the LOC136709386 gene encoding uncharacterized protein isoform X1 translates to MFILLLSLVISLPLFINAEDEILEAKIYGNKTVKEGGKLQITCSTFGSNPDHNLVWIYLCRNGTGINRKNSRDSDIEFSIDDITINYTGNYSCAFSKKKLEPQDIKVNAANSIFITVNDSVVPGKITSPETSVKEGSDVEFECTSSKLPESDTNNHIYAYLCKNGTVLQVNLWDIKNNMSIFMIKHIKMEDAARYFCVLMGNLQPVPKRTIYGINEVKLHVSENVSDIKIIVVICCSILLLLLLFSLCLWRLIEKGYFKFHGERSTENGAESRREILNLDETDNKPSTAAEWDEFSDDSEAGVSRSVENSIKRAIIALGRVLQNLLLMIHITVMEYSAGNQA, encoded by the exons ATGTTTATCCTCCTCCTTTCATTAG TGATCTCATTGCCTTTGTTTATTAATGCTGAAG ATGAAATCCTTGAGGCAAAAATTTATGGGAATAAGACCGTTAAAGAGGGAGGCAAACTGCAGATTACCTGCAGCACATTTGGTTCAAATCCAGATCATAATTTGGTTTGGATTTACCTCTGTAGAAATGGTACAGGAATAAACAGGAAAAATTCTAGAGACTCAGACATTGAATTCAGCATAGACGATATAACCATAAACTACACAGGCAACTACAGTTGTGCCTTCTCCAAAAAGAAGCTTGAGCCCCAGGACATTAAAGTAAATGCAGCTAATTCCATCTTCATTACTGTGAATG ATTCTGTAGTTCCAGGCAAGATAACTTCACCTGAGACAAGTGTGAAAGAGGGAAGTGATGTAGAATTTGAGTGTACATCTTCTAAATTACCTGAAAGTGATACGAACAACCATATATATGCCTATCTGTGCAAGAATGGAACTGTTTTACAAGTGAATCTTTGGGATATAAAGAATAATATGTCAATCTTTAtgataaaacatattaaaatggaAGATGCTGCTAGATATTTCTGTGTACTGATGGGCAATCTACAGCCTGTCCCTAAAAGGACAATATATGGAATTAATGAAGTAAAACTTCATGTTTCTG AAAACGTGAGTGACATAAAAATCATTGTTGTGATATGCTGTTCCATCCTGCTTTTGCttcttctgttttctctctgcctTTGGAGACTCATTGAAAAAG GATACTTCAAATTCCACGGTGAAAG GTCCACTGAAAATGGGGCTGAATCAAGGAGAGAAATTTTAAACCTAG ATGAAACAGACAACAAGCCCAG TACTGCTGCAGAATGGGACGAATTCTCAGATGACAGTGAGGCTG GTGTGTCAAGATCTGTAGAAAACTCTATCAAGAGGGCTAT AATTGCCCTCGGTAGAGTTCTGCAAAACCTGCTCCTCATGATTCACATCACAGTAATGGAATATTCTGCTGGGAACCAagcatga
- the LOC136709386 gene encoding uncharacterized protein isoform X4, producing MFILLLSLVISLPLFINAEDEILEAKIYGNKTVKEGGKLQITCSTFGSNPDHNLVWIYLCRNGTGINRKNSRDSDIEFSIDDITINYTGNYSCAFSKKKLEPQDIKVNAANSIFITVNDSVVPGKITSPETSVKEGSDVEFECTSSKLPESDTNNHIYAYLCKNGTVLQVNLWDIKNNMSIFMIKHIKMEDAARYFCVLMGNLQPVPKRTIYGINEVKLHVSENVSDIKIIVVICCSILLLLLLFSLCLWRLIEKGYFKFHGERSTENGAESRREILNLDETDNKPSTAAEWDEFSDDSEAACASHEDIYQNCPR from the exons ATGTTTATCCTCCTCCTTTCATTAG TGATCTCATTGCCTTTGTTTATTAATGCTGAAG ATGAAATCCTTGAGGCAAAAATTTATGGGAATAAGACCGTTAAAGAGGGAGGCAAACTGCAGATTACCTGCAGCACATTTGGTTCAAATCCAGATCATAATTTGGTTTGGATTTACCTCTGTAGAAATGGTACAGGAATAAACAGGAAAAATTCTAGAGACTCAGACATTGAATTCAGCATAGACGATATAACCATAAACTACACAGGCAACTACAGTTGTGCCTTCTCCAAAAAGAAGCTTGAGCCCCAGGACATTAAAGTAAATGCAGCTAATTCCATCTTCATTACTGTGAATG ATTCTGTAGTTCCAGGCAAGATAACTTCACCTGAGACAAGTGTGAAAGAGGGAAGTGATGTAGAATTTGAGTGTACATCTTCTAAATTACCTGAAAGTGATACGAACAACCATATATATGCCTATCTGTGCAAGAATGGAACTGTTTTACAAGTGAATCTTTGGGATATAAAGAATAATATGTCAATCTTTAtgataaaacatattaaaatggaAGATGCTGCTAGATATTTCTGTGTACTGATGGGCAATCTACAGCCTGTCCCTAAAAGGACAATATATGGAATTAATGAAGTAAAACTTCATGTTTCTG AAAACGTGAGTGACATAAAAATCATTGTTGTGATATGCTGTTCCATCCTGCTTTTGCttcttctgttttctctctgcctTTGGAGACTCATTGAAAAAG GATACTTCAAATTCCACGGTGAAAG GTCCACTGAAAATGGGGCTGAATCAAGGAGAGAAATTTTAAACCTAG ATGAAACAGACAACAAGCCCAG TACTGCTGCAGAATGGGACGAATTCTCAGATGACAGTGAGGCTG CTTGTGCATCACATGAGGATATATATCAG AATTGCCCTCGGTAG
- the LOC136709386 gene encoding uncharacterized protein isoform X3: MFILLLSLVISLPLFINAEDEILEAKIYGNKTVKEGGKLQITCSTFGSNPDHNLVWIYLCRNGTGINRKNSRDSDIEFSIDDITINYTGNYSCAFSKKKLEPQDIKVNAANSIFITVNDSVVPGKITSPETSVKEGSDVEFECTSSKLPESDTNNHIYAYLCKNGTVLQVNLWDIKNNMSIFMIKHIKMEDAARYFCVLMGNLQPVPKRTIYGINEVKLHVSENVSDIKIIVVICCSILLLLLLFSLCLWRLIEKGYFKFHGERSTENGAESRREILNLDETDNKPSTAAEWDEFSDDSEAACASHEDIYQVCQDL; encoded by the exons ATGTTTATCCTCCTCCTTTCATTAG TGATCTCATTGCCTTTGTTTATTAATGCTGAAG ATGAAATCCTTGAGGCAAAAATTTATGGGAATAAGACCGTTAAAGAGGGAGGCAAACTGCAGATTACCTGCAGCACATTTGGTTCAAATCCAGATCATAATTTGGTTTGGATTTACCTCTGTAGAAATGGTACAGGAATAAACAGGAAAAATTCTAGAGACTCAGACATTGAATTCAGCATAGACGATATAACCATAAACTACACAGGCAACTACAGTTGTGCCTTCTCCAAAAAGAAGCTTGAGCCCCAGGACATTAAAGTAAATGCAGCTAATTCCATCTTCATTACTGTGAATG ATTCTGTAGTTCCAGGCAAGATAACTTCACCTGAGACAAGTGTGAAAGAGGGAAGTGATGTAGAATTTGAGTGTACATCTTCTAAATTACCTGAAAGTGATACGAACAACCATATATATGCCTATCTGTGCAAGAATGGAACTGTTTTACAAGTGAATCTTTGGGATATAAAGAATAATATGTCAATCTTTAtgataaaacatattaaaatggaAGATGCTGCTAGATATTTCTGTGTACTGATGGGCAATCTACAGCCTGTCCCTAAAAGGACAATATATGGAATTAATGAAGTAAAACTTCATGTTTCTG AAAACGTGAGTGACATAAAAATCATTGTTGTGATATGCTGTTCCATCCTGCTTTTGCttcttctgttttctctctgcctTTGGAGACTCATTGAAAAAG GATACTTCAAATTCCACGGTGAAAG GTCCACTGAAAATGGGGCTGAATCAAGGAGAGAAATTTTAAACCTAG ATGAAACAGACAACAAGCCCAG TACTGCTGCAGAATGGGACGAATTCTCAGATGACAGTGAGGCTG CTTGTGCATCACATGAGGATATATATCAG GTGTGTCAAGATCTGTAG